The following DNA comes from Hahella chejuensis KCTC 2396.
TTAATCTTTGCCCTGTGTTTAAATATACAGTTTTAGGGTTCAAGGATGAACCGCGCCAGAGATGAACTCATTTCCCTGTCCGATACCCGTTACTATCATTGTATTGCCCGCTGTCTTTGCAGGGGAGGTTATCTGTGGCAGTAACCTTTTCTCCGATCAAAGTTTTGAACACTGGCGTCTGTGGGTTGTGGGCCGCTTGATAAATCGTCAAAACAGGTCGCGTTGAGACTTGCGCAGGTTTGGCCAGCAGCATGCGCAGACAATTCTGGCACAGGTGGCTGAAAGGACTGGTATTCTGCACAATAATACCCAGTACATGCAGTATGTCTACAAGTGGCGCTTCAATCTCGGCAAAAGATATAGGAATAAGCGTTTTACTAAGCTTGTCCAATCGAGTTGGCGGAAAAGCTTTTCTTAGATTGTTCAGTAAGAAAGGCTGTAAAAATAACAAATGTAAGCCCGTTCCGATAATAGGCGATGAGCATATTTTTAAAGGTGAAATAGTAAACCGTACTGCTAAGGGATTCCATAGCTCTGCGGATTCTCATTACATGTTTGGATCTAAGGCCACAAGAATAATTAAGCGGTGGGGGCTAAGAAAAAACGGGGTTTATATGGCATCTGCCGAAATATGGGATGACAAAACCAAAAGATATAGACTTAAGAAAGTAACTACAATGTTCCCTGATCGGTGGTCAAAAGCACAGGTTTCAGCTGCACTGTATAAAGCTTGGGAAAAAAATAAACGTAAGAGTACTGGCTTAGTTAGAATTTCTGGGATGAAGATTAGGTACCATGTTGAGGGGGTGTACTTGAGAGGTTTCCCAATCCAGTAAAGGGCGAGAGTATGAGTAAGTCAAAATTAGTGTTTATTGATAATAAAAATTACGAATGGTACGCAACTCAGAATGACGAACATCCGGATTTCTGTTTGGTTTCGAAAGAGGGAGGGGACATCTGGGTACAGGTCTGCTTGTCAGATTCTGAGAAAGCTCATAGTCTTCAATATCTTGGTGGCCGTGCGGATCAAGCTATACCAGATGAAACAGCAAAAAGGATTATTGAGAGAATAATATATAAAGGTTACCTAAAGACCTATAAAGATTCTGATGTTGGATTGATTTTTTTTGATGGTGACCTAATTGAAAACTAATCATTAACAACGCAAAGAAACGCGGAATACCGCTTCGACAACGTCGGCAACCGCACCTACAGCATCATTGATGGCGTGCACACCGCCTACAGCTATGACGACAATGACCGCCTGACGCAACAGGGCGGCGTCACCTACGCGTATGACGCCAACGGCAATACACTGACGGAAACCGAAGACGGTCTGGTTACGGCGCGTTACACCTACAACACGAAGAACAAACTCCTCGCAGTAACAAAAGCGGGCGAGACCACCAGCTTCGGTTATAACCCAGACGGCATTCGCACCCGGAAAGCGGGAAGCGGCGCAAAACAAGTCAGCTACGTCTACGGCGACGACCTGCTAAGCCAGGCAAGAGCCGGCGACGTCGGCTACTATGTCTACGACGGCCAAGGCTCTGTCCGCTCTTTAACAAACCAGACCGGCGTCCAAACCGAAGCTACCACTACGACGCCTTCGGCATCCTGCTGCACAGCGAAGGAGACACCCCAAACAGCTACCTGTACACCGGAGAGCAGTACGATGCATCCCTGGATCAGTATTACCTAAGGGCGAGGTATTACGACCAGAATCAGGGGCGGTTTACGCAGATGGATACATGGATGGGAGTTAACTCCCATCCTGTTACGTTACATAAGTATCTTTATGCGAATGCTGATCCTGTAAATGGTATTAACCCAACCGGCAATAACACTATGACCATTTGCAATGGGAGGATTAATATGATGGGATTTTTGGCTGCTTCAGGAAAAGCTCTAGTGGGGGGATCTATAGCAATATTAACAAGTGACTCAGAAGTTAAAATTGATAAAAAGGTAACTCAGTTAGATATTTCTCTGGCAAGAGTAAAAGCTCGGACATGTGTGATTAATGGCGATAATGATTGTAAGATGGGAATACCGGTCGTATTTTTCGGAAATGATATATGGGAAGCTTCACAACACTATTGGGAAGCTCAAACTTTAATGGGATTGTCAGCAATTCTAAACTATAAATCTGGCGGTGGTGGGCGTGATTGGTACACAAGGCTGTCAGTGCCGCAGTGTTGGGGGCGAGGTATGACTCAAAAATGTGATGAATACCCTTTCAACTCCACTGAGCAGGGTGGGAAAGAGAACTACAAAGCAGGTAGAGTTTCGTTAAGACTCGTTAATGCTATCCATAATGGCGCGGCAGGAACTCAACTTCAGAAAATGTATTCTGCATGTGGATTAGTTTCCGGGAGTCCTATGGAAAGTGCCTTTGCCGCGATACCTGTTCCAGAGGGAGTGTCTGATTATAGTTGCCCTGGAGATTAGAACAATGGTCCACAGATTGCGTTTGCTCTTCACTTTGGCTTTTTTTCTCTTTCTAGTGGCTTGTAATAAACCTGGAAAAGAGCAAATGGATTCAAAGCTAATGACTATGAGCAAAAGAGATAAGCTATCTCTAATTTCAGAGATAGGAGAAGCTGACGATGTAAACAGAGCAAATGAAATAGCTGTGTTTTTAAATGACCACGATTTGGAAGTTTTATCTTCAGCTTGTTTTAATCTTGGATACTTGGGTGCGCGTGAGTATATTTCGTCCCTAGCATCTTTTCTACACCATGAGGATGACGGGGTGGCTAATATGTGCCTATCCGGCCTGGCGCTAATAGTTGATGAGAGGGAGGAATACTTGCTAGGTGATATCTATAACCGCTTAGATAGTACTAACTCACTCCTGGTGAAACTTAGTTCCATAGAAGCTATTGGTGCAATAGGAAGTGTTAAGTCGGTAGAAAAGCTTTCAAGAACATTTGAAACTGATGAACGTAATGCAGTAAGAACTGAGATAGTGATTGCGCTGGGAAAGATAAAGAGTGCTTCTGCGCTGCCGTTATTAGAAAGCTATCTCAAAGAGGTGAAAATGATGAATAAAAGCGCCCCTAATATGGGGGGAGTTAGAGGAACAGAGTCCCACTCAACTGTAATTATAGTTGCACTCGAAAATAGCATTGATGCTATAAAAAGCGTCGAAAACTGATAAGCGCACGGAAGTGTTCCTTGGATTAATAGGGTAAGAAAAGGATTAGTATGGATTTGCCAGAAAACATAGAGACACAGATAGTGGCGTATGTAAATATAGAATACGGTGAGGATGCTTTAACTATAAAGGATTTGAGTTATATAGGTGAGTTCTCTCAGAGTGGAGTGATAAAAAAGTATTGGTCATACCCCTGCTCAAAAAAGCCGGGTTGCTGGGCGACAGTAGAGGAGCATGAAGGCAGCTTTTTGATAAGCATTACTACACTTGCTCCAGAATAGATATATAAGATTCTGGGGCTAGGGAACCTCTTTAAAACGTTGGCGAGGACGCCAGTGCAAGGAAAAAGTCGGCGAAAAAGCACAGTTTATCGTGAATAAATGAGCATTTTGAGCCGACTTTTGGCGCAGCAGGGAGTTATTCAGAGGTTCCTTAGGAGCAGCGGCTAAGCATGGGAGGCTATTAATTCTGAGACTTGCCCTACGAACAAAGGGGGCAGAGAATTTGGCCGCTTTGCAAGAAAAAAATAAGTTTGTCGCAAAAATTGCTCAAGTTGTTGGTTGTGCAGCAGGTACATCATTAGGTTGCGTCGCAGTTTCAGCTATGATCACCTACTGTGTTTCTGCCTCCAAATTTATTGGCGTTTTAGCTGTCGCAAACTACTCGGCCTTGACCCAAACCACCAAGTGACAGCCGTGGTTGTCAGAAATAACATATGCGCGATGGCCTCTTTGTACAGGATCATTAAATCGACAGGGCTTAGCGCGCCAACCCCACCGAGATGGCGGCTAATATTCAGGGTGACAAATGTCGCCAGAATAAGCAGATAGGCAGTAATCAGCGGTCGCATCAGGCCTCGGATAGCATCGACAAACCACATCCTATAAGTTTGGCTCTGCTCTGAACCGGCTGGTGGAAGAGACCCAGCCGACTGGCGCGGTGCTCAGCTACAGCTATGACAAGGCGGGCAATAAAACCTCCGCCACCGTCACCCATCAGGGTAAAACGGAAACGACCACGTACCTGTACGATGCGTTAAACCGGCTGAGCAAAGTGATTGATCCTCAAGGCGGCGAGACCCTGTACGCCTACGATGCGGTGGGCAACCGTGAGAGCGTGACGCAAGCCAACGGCCAAACCACCGCCTATATCTACGACGCCCTGAACCGACTGACGCGTCAGACCACGGCAGATGCGGCGAACAATGTCATCGCCGACTACCGTTACACCCTGCACAGCACGGGGAGACGGGAGCAAATCGAAGAGCTGCACAACGGCCGGGTGTCGACCTATACCTACGACGCTCTGTATCGCCTGACGCATGACACGATCAGCGATCCGGTCAATGGCGACTACAGCGCGGAATACCGCTTCGACAAGGTCGGCAACCGCACCTACAGCATCATTGATGGCGTGCACATCGCCTACAGCTATGACGACAATGACCGCCTGACGCAACAGGGCGGCGTCACCTACGCGTATGACGCCAACGGCAATACACTGACGGAAACCGAAGACGGTCTGGTCACGGCGCGTTACACCTACAGCGCGAAGAATAAACTCCTCGCGGTAACCAAAGCGGGCGAGACCACCAGCTTCGGTTATAACCCGGACGGTATTCGCACCCGGAAAGCGGGAAGCGGCTCCACCACCGACTTTATCGTCGACCAGAACCGCGATTACGCCCAGGTGCTGCAAGAAGACGTCAACGGCGCCAAACAAGTCAGCTATGTGTACGGCGACGACCTGCTAAGCCAGGCAAGAGCCGGCGACGTCAGCTACTATGTCTATGACGGCCAAGGCTCCGTCCGCTCTTTAACAAACCAGACCGGCGTCCAAACCGACAACTACCACTACGACGCCTTCGGCATCCTGCTGCACAGCGAAGGAGACACTCCAAACAGCTACCTGTACACCGGAGAGCAATACGATGCATCGCTGGATCAGTATTACCTAAGGGCGAGGTATTACGACCAGAACCAGGGGCGGTTTACGCAGATGGATGCTTGGGAGGGAGAAAGTTATAGGCCGACAACATTGAATAAGTATATATATGCAGATAATGATCCTATAAGCAAGTTAGACCCTACAGGACGGTATTCTGTATCATTATCTGGGATGGGGACCGCTTTTAATGTTAGTGGCGTCATCAATACAATTGGGATAAGTGCAATTCTTGCATATGAGTATGATAGTAATAGCACTATTGACAACTCGATTTTTTCAGATCTTGAAGTTATATCTGCACACGCGTCAGTGAAGTCGAAGGCGGATGCAAAAGCTAATCAACTATCTCTTGAAGTTCAGAAGGCAATTAGCGCCACTTCTGAAAGTGAAGGTTGGCATGCCCATCACACTGTACCTGTTTATACGTGCGGAGCAGTTGAACAGTCTCCTAACATGGTGCCCTTAAAGTCTAGTTTTCATAGAGCGTTACATGGTAGTTTAAGGCTGTATGCTGAATTTCTTGATAAGTCTTATGGTGCAGAGTTTGAATCTAATAGATCTATATTTGACCATACATCTAAGAAAAATAGATCTGGATTGCAAAAGGTTGCTAGTACATCTGTCGGAAGAGCTTATATAGCAAACCATCTAGATATTTTTTATAGCTTTGGGTGGTACGCAGGAAATAAATATTTCAAACAAAGATTTGAAAGTGAGAGGAATTTATTTATATCAACGTCATATAGGAACTCGCTTCCATCATGCCAGAGATAATTTAATAAATAAGGAGTTGCTATGGATTTACCGGAAAATATAGAGACACAGATAGTGGAGTATGTAAATATAGAATACGGTGATGATGCTTTAACTATAAAGGATTTGAGTTATATAGGTGAGTTCTCTCGGAGTGGAGTGGTAAAAAAGTATTGGTCATACCCCTGCTCAAATAAGCCGGGTTGCTGGGCGACAGTAGAGGAGTATGAAGGCAGCTTTTTGATAAGCATTACTACACTTGCTCCAGAATAGATATATAAGATTCTGGGGCTAGGGAACCTCTGAAAAACGTTGGCGAGGCCGCCAGTGCAAGGAAAAAGTCGGCGAAAAAGCACAGTTTATCGTGAATAAATGAGCATTTTGAGCCGACTTTTGGCGCAGCAGGGAGTTATTCAGAGGTTCATTAGGAGCAGCGGCTAAGCATGGGAGGCTATTAATTCTGAGACTTGCCCTACGAACAAAGGGGGCAGAGAATTTGGCCGCTTTGCAAGAAAAAAGTAAGTTTGTCGCAAAAATTGCTCAAGTTGTTGGTTGTGCAGCAGGTACATCATTAGGTTGCGTCGCAGTTTCAGCTATGATCACCTACTGTGTTTCTGCCTCCAAATTTATTGGCGTTTTAGCTGTCGCAAACTACTCGGCCTTGACCCAAACCACCAAGTGACGGCCGTCGTTGTCAGAAATAACATCTGCGCGATGGCCTCTTTGTACAGGACCATTAAATCGACCGGGCTCAACGCGCCAACGCCACCGAGATGGCGGCTAATATTCAGGGTGACAAACGTCGCCAGAATAAGCAGATAGACAGTAATCAGTGGTCGCATCAGGTCCCGGATAGCGTCCACAAACCACATCCCATACGTTTGGCTCTGCTCTGAACCGGCTGGTGGAACAGCCGCAGCCGACTGGCGCGGTGCTCAGCTACGGCTATGACAAGGCGGGCAATAAAACCTCCGCCACCGTCACCTATCAAGGGAAAGCGGCAAGCGGCGTAACCACCGACTTTATCGTCGACCAAAACCGCGACTACGCCCAGGTGCTGCAAGAAGTCGTCAACGGCGCCAAACAAGTCAGCTACGTCTACGGCGACGACCTGCTAAGCCAAGCAAGAGCCGGCGACGTCAGCTACTATGTCTACGACGGCCAAGGCTCCGTCCGCTCTTTAACAAACCAGACCGGCGTCCAAACCGACAGCAACCACTACGACGCCTTCGGTATCCTGCTGCACAGCGAAGGAGACACCCCTAACAGTTATCTGTACACCGGAGAGCAGTACGATGCATCGCTCGATCAGTACTACCTAAGGGCGAGGTATTACGACCAGAAGCAGGGGCGGTTTACGCAGATGGGGATTAACTCTGATCCTGTTACGTTGCACAAGTATCTTTATGCTAATGCTGACTCGGTAAACAACATTGACCCTTCGGGCAAGTTCTCGATAGGGCAACTGATGGCAGGTGTTCAGGCAACAGGAAGATTAGCAGCCATGGCTGTGGTCCGTATAAGGTCACTAGCGTCCGCTGCAATGAGTAGTGGTGGTAGCGCGTCTGGAGCTGCAAATATCCTAGCCCGCTCTTATAAATTTTTAAGAGGCATAGCTAAAAAGTGTAAACCTGGCAAAGCAGATAAGGGTAATATATGTACATATGCTGTTGGATATGTGAAAGCGGAGGCTAAGGTAGAGTTTTTGTTAGCTAGTACACCTTCAAAATGGACTAAGAAAAATAGAATATCAACTATTGTTGGCGCATTTGATATGAAAACGACTAAAGCGTCAG
Coding sequences within:
- a CDS encoding RHS repeat domain-containing protein, with product MIDPQGGETLYAYDAVGNRESVTQANGQTTAYIYDALNRLTRQTTADAANNVIADYRYTLHSTGRREQIEELHNGRVSTYTYDALYRLTHDTISDPVNGDYSAEYRFDKVGNRTYSIIDGVHIAYSYDDNDRLTQQGGVTYAYDANGNTLTETEDGLVTARYTYSAKNKLLAVTKAGETTSFGYNPDGIRTRKAGSGSTTDFIVDQNRDYAQVLQEDVNGAKQVSYVYGDDLLSQARAGDVSYYVYDGQGSVRSLTNQTGVQTDNYHYDAFGILLHSEGDTPNSYLYTGEQYDASLDQYYLRARYYDQNQGRFTQMDAWEGESYRPTTLNKYIYADNDPISKLDPTGRYSVSLSGMGTAFNVSGVINTIGISAILAYEYDSNSTIDNSIFSDLEVISAHASVKSKADAKANQLSLEVQKAISATSESEGWHAHHTVPVYTCGAVEQSPNMVPLKSSFHRALHGSLRLYAEFLDKSYGAEFESNRSIFDHTSKKNRSGLQKVASTSVGRAYIANHLDIFYSFGWYAGNKYFKQRFESERNLFISTSYRNSLPSCQR
- a CDS encoding Rhs family protein; translation: MHTAYSYDDNDRLTQQGGVTYAYDANGNTLTETEDGLVTARYTYNTKNKLLAVTKAGETTSFGYNPDGIRTRKAGSGAKQVSYVYGDDLLSQARAGDVGYYVYDGQGSVRSLTNQTGVQTEATTTTPSASCCTAKETPQTATCTPESSTMHPWISIT
- a CDS encoding RHS repeat-associated core domain-containing protein, with the protein product MYTGEQYDASLDQYYLRARYYDQNQGRFTQMDTWMGVNSHPVTLHKYLYANADPVNGINPTGNNTMTICNGRINMMGFLAASGKALVGGSIAILTSDSEVKIDKKVTQLDISLARVKARTCVINGDNDCKMGIPVVFFGNDIWEASQHYWEAQTLMGLSAILNYKSGGGGRDWYTRLSVPQCWGRGMTQKCDEYPFNSTEQGGKENYKAGRVSLRLVNAIHNGAAGTQLQKMYSACGLVSGSPMESAFAAIPVPEGVSDYSCPGD
- a CDS encoding RHS repeat-associated core domain-containing protein produces the protein MEQPQPTGAVLSYGYDKAGNKTSATVTYQGKAASGVTTDFIVDQNRDYAQVLQEVVNGAKQVSYVYGDDLLSQARAGDVSYYVYDGQGSVRSLTNQTGVQTDSNHYDAFGILLHSEGDTPNSYLYTGEQYDASLDQYYLRARYYDQKQGRFTQMGINSDPVTLHKYLYANADSVNNIDPSGKFSIGQLMAGVQATGRLAAMAVVRIRSLASAAMSSGGSASGAANILARSYKFLRGIAKKCKPGKADKGNICTYAVGYVKAEAKVEFLLASTPSKWTKKNRISTIVGAFDMKTTKASAAFILGKRAMPSNVNQKLKGKVENLGVTLGCADEDIYGTSMKFGNCAEFNAANQLLNGGAKAKRIRWKLAY
- a CDS encoding HEAT repeat domain-containing protein — translated: MVHRLRLLFTLAFFLFLVACNKPGKEQMDSKLMTMSKRDKLSLISEIGEADDVNRANEIAVFLNDHDLEVLSSACFNLGYLGAREYISSLASFLHHEDDGVANMCLSGLALIVDEREEYLLGDIYNRLDSTNSLLVKLSSIEAIGAIGSVKSVEKLSRTFETDERNAVRTEIVIALGKIKSASALPLLESYLKEVKMMNKSAPNMGGVRGTESHSTVIIVALENSIDAIKSVEN
- a CDS encoding EndoU domain-containing protein, which gives rise to MSTSGASISAKDIGISVLLSLSNRVGGKAFLRLFSKKGCKNNKCKPVPIIGDEHIFKGEIVNRTAKGFHSSADSHYMFGSKATRIIKRWGLRKNGVYMASAEIWDDKTKRYRLKKVTTMFPDRWSKAQVSAALYKAWEKNKRKSTGLVRISGMKIRYHVEGVYLRGFPIQ